Below is a genomic region from Citrobacter europaeus.
GATGCCCAGTCCATAACAAACGATAGTGGCACTGGATTTACTGTAGCTGTGCGCCAGGTCTTCCATCTGGCTACGCGTCAGACCCGAGTCCTGCTCCAGCTCCGCCCAGTTATGCTGACGTAAGTCGTCATACAGCGCTGCATATCCCGCGGTATGCTCTTCGATAAACGCATGATCGAGCGTCGGCTGCTGATCCAGTAAGATCCGCGCTTCGTCCATTTCGATCAGCGCTTTCATGATGCCTTTGAGCAGCGAAGCGTCACCGCCCATTTTTACCTGGTAGTAGTCGTTGCTTAGCTCCGTTGCCTGACCGGTGAACATCTCTTTCGGGCTTTGCGGGAAGCTAAAGCGCTCAAGTCCCCGCTCGGCCAGGGGATTGATGGAGATAATTTTAGCGCCACGCCTGGCAACGTCGCGTAAGGTGGTCAGCATGCGTGGATGGTTAGTGCCGGGGTTATGCCCGATACAAATCACCAAATCGCAGTGGTCAAAATCCTCCAGTTCAACGGTCCCTTTCCCAAGGCCAATGGCAGGAGTTAGCCCTGCGCTGGTCGGTCCGTGGCACATGTTTGAGCAATCAGGGAAGTTGCTGCTGCCATATTCGCGGGCAAACAGCTGATACAAGAACGCCGCTTCATTTGATGTTCTGCCGGAGGTGTAAAACTCAACCTGTTGTGCTGAATCATAGCTGCGCAGACGCTCGCCGATCTCCTGGAAGGCGATATCCCAATCCACCGACTGCCAGGTGTCTGTTGAGGCATCGTATTTCATTGGATGCGTCAAACGACCGATATTTTCCAGTTCATAATCGCTGTAGTGCCAGAGTGTAGAAACCGGATGACGGCTGAAAAATTCCGGTGACGCTTTCTTGCTGGTTGTCTCCCAGGAGACCGCCTTAACGCCGTTTTCGCACAACTCCATTGGCGCACGGTGCCCTGGGTCCGGCCACGCACAGCCCGGACAATCGAACCCTTTCACCTGGTTCATTTTGAACATCGCGATAATGTCACGGGCGACAGCCTTTTGCGAAAACACCGAAGCAGTGACGGCTTTTACCGCGCCCCACCCACCCGCCGGGCCCTGATAACCGCTTACTCCTGGAACACCATTTTTCATTATTACTGCTTATTCACCGCCAATTTTTGATGGTGAATACGGTAGCAATTTCCGTCCAACATTGATTTCCTCTTCATGGAGTACGGACCGGGTACAATGAACGGGTTAGATTTATCTTCCCCTTTCAGCACAAAGCGACATAAAGTCCCAATCTGTTAAATTGAGTTCTACCTAACTGCTACACTGCATCAACACAACCACTCAGAAGGCAGGTCAATATGTCAGACAATACCTATCAGCCCGCGAAAGTCTGGACGTGGGAAAAATCGAACGGCGGCGCTTTCGCCAATATCAACCGTCCTGTTTCCGGTGCCACCCACGAAAAAACGCTGCCGGTTGGCAAGCATCCGCTGCAGCTCTATTCGCTGGGTACGCCAAACGGGCAGAAAGTGACGATTATGCTGGAGGAGCTGCTGGCGCAGGGCGTGAAAGGCGCAGAATACGATGCCTGGATTATCCGCATCGGCGATGGCGATCAGTTTTCCAGCGGCTTTGTTGAAGTGAATCCGAACTCGAAGATCCCGGCGCTGCGCGACCACTCGCAAAACCCACCGGTTCGCGTATTCGAATCTGGCGCAATTCTGCTCTATCTGGCGGAAAAATATGGTTATTTCCTGCCGCAAGATTTGGCAAAACGTACCGAAACGCTGAACTGGCTGTTCTGGCTACAAGGCGCGGCGCCGTTCCTCGGCGGTGGTTTTGGCCACTTCTATAACTATGCGCCGGTAAAAATCGAGTACGCGATCAACCGCTTCACGATGGAAGCCAAGCGCTTACTCGACGTGCTGGATAAGCAGCTAGCACAGCATCAGTTTGTGGCCGGAGATGAATACACCATTGCCGATATGGCGGTCTGGCCGTGGTTTGGCAATGTGGTGCTGGGCAACGTGTACGACGCGGCAGAGTTCCTCGACGCAGGAAGTTACAAGCACGTGCAGCGCTGGGCAAAAGAGATTGCAGCGCGCCCGGCGGTTAAGCGTGGTCGTATTGTAAACCGCACTAATGGACCGCTGAACGAGCAACTTCATGAACGCCATGACGCCAGCGACTTCGATACCAATACCGAAGATAAGCGCCAAGGTTAACGTAAGATGCCGGATGGCGGCGCTAACGCCTTATCCGGCCTACATATAAGGCGCGGGCCTGATAAGCGCTGCGCCATCCGGCATAAAATCACGCGCTGGTGACGTCGTACTCCATGCGGCGAAGTGCGTCTAACGTGGCTTTAGCTTCATCTTCATCAATGATGCTCATGGCGAACCCTACGTGCACCAGCACCCATTGCCCGACAAGCTCAGCCGTATCACCTTCACAAATCAGGGCAATATTGACATCACGTTTGATGCCGCACACTTCAACCTGCGCAAGCTGGTGAATATCTTCACCAACGGCCAGAACCTGACCAGGGACTCCAATACACATATCTGACTCCGCCCCATAGCAACTATGGGTTATTCGACTTCAATACTTTTCACTTTCAGTGAATCGCCAGCATCAACCCGCAGACGATCGCCCTGACATTGTGGACACTGCGCGTCATGCTGGGTGATTTCCACAACCTGACTGCAATCCCAGCACCACGCCTGGGCTGGTTTGTAATCAATATGCAGTTCACACCCCTGGGCCAGCGTTCCCTGACAGACGATGTCGAAACTAAACCGAACGGCGCTCTCTTCAATGCAGGAGAGCGCCCCGATTTCCAGCCAAACGCCGGTTACACGTTTGACACCGTGCTGCTCTGCCTGCTGTTGAACAATCTCAACCGCGCTCTGACAAAGGGACAGCTCATGCATTTTCGCAGTTCCGACGACCCAGCAGCAGCGCGCGGCGATTTAGCTGCGGCGCATTCGGATCGCTCACCGGCAGCGATAACAGCATGCGCGCGCAATCGTCAGTCAGACGGACGCCTTCTTGCGCCGACATACTGTGCGAAAGCGGCGACATCAGTGAGCAGGAGAAATATTGCGATACGCCGTCCAGTTCACCCACGGTAAAGGTCATCTCGCCATACGGCAGACGCAACCCGACTTTTTCGCTGACTTTACGCACCGGCCAGATCTGGTCCGGTCCGGGGAAAATCAGTGCGCTCAGCATCCAGGGCGTGATAACACACCCCGTCCACTGTCCTTCAAACAGCGTAAAATCAGAGACATATACCGGCATGTTCGGATGCAGGAAAGAGAGATCGTGCATTGAACGCCGGGCAACCTCTTCAAACGCTGCCTGAATCTGCATCTTCGGGGCCGTCTGAAAACCGACAAACTCCTCAGACATGAGCCGCCTCCCGAGGGATCGCTTCAACGCCTGATTCGCGAAGCGCGGCAAGAACCTGCTCAAGCGCAGGTTCGATCATCGCTTCAACCGTTGGCGTTAGCCCGATATGCGGTTCCAGCGATTCCGGAATAACGCCGACTAAGGTCAGCTTTTTCGGAAACTCGCCGGTAAAACGCAGGGCCGACAATACGTCGGCCAGGCCAAGCTGGTGCGGTGAGATTTTGTTGGTAAACAGCGCCGGGATCTCTTCATCCCGCAGGACCATCATCGTTCCTGGCGTGCTTTTCTTCGACACAATGGCGTCAGCAATGATCAGATGATCTCTGTTCGCCATATCGCCGAGAAGCTCCATCCCAGCCGTACCACCGTCCAGAACATCAACAAAGTCTGGCAGGATGTACCGCTGCTCTAATGCCTCAACGATACGCACCCCGATGGCTTCGTCGGTCAGCAAAATATTGCCGACCCCTAAGACTAATATCCGCATTACAGAACCTTAACTGAGACCACTTCGTTCCCGTCAACGTCCACCACATGCACCGCACATGACATACAAGGGTCGAAGGAGTGAATGGTACGAACCACTTCCAGCGGTTTGTTTGGATCGGCAATCGGCGTACCTACCAGCGAGCGCTCATACGGTCCCACTTCATCATTAAAGTTACGTGGGCCAGAGTTCCAGGTTGACGGAACAACCGCCTGGTAGTTGCTGATAATACCGTCTTTAATCACCATCCAGTGAGACAGCATACCGCGCGGTGCTTCGAGGAAACCAACACCTTTGAATTCGCCCGTTGCCGGAATATCCGGTTTCACGAAGGTGGTGTGGTCGCCTTTACCGATGTTCACAATCAGCGCGTTGTACTGATCCTGCAGAACGTTCTGCAGTTCACAGCAGTGAACGGTACGGCCAATAATACGGCCCAGCGTAGAGTGCAGCTGTGACACTTCGATAGTTTTACCGGTCAGCTTGGTGTAAATCGCGATGATTTCATTCAGCTTGGCATGGGTAGACTCGCGTTTAGCCGCCAGTTTACACAGCATGTTGGCCAGCGGCCCCACTTCAACCGTTTTACCGTAGAAGGTCGGCGCTTTAACCCAGGAATATTTGCCGTCATCTGACCAACCGGTGTAATCAGGAACCGTTGTGCCTTCCCACGGAGCCTGCGGCGCTTCGTCTTTGTACCACGCGTGTTTCGCGCTTTCCTGAATCCCTTTGATCAGGTATTCATCGGAATGAGAGGTGATCGGACGATAGGTCGACAGATCGGCATCGGTGATATAACCGCCAGGG
It encodes:
- the yghU gene encoding glutathione-dependent disulfide-bond oxidoreductase, translating into MSDNTYQPAKVWTWEKSNGGAFANINRPVSGATHEKTLPVGKHPLQLYSLGTPNGQKVTIMLEELLAQGVKGAEYDAWIIRIGDGDQFSSGFVEVNPNSKIPALRDHSQNPPVRVFESGAILLYLAEKYGYFLPQDLAKRTETLNWLFWLQGAAPFLGGGFGHFYNYAPVKIEYAINRFTMEAKRLLDVLDKQLAQHQFVAGDEYTIADMAVWPWFGNVVLGNVYDAAEFLDAGSYKHVQRWAKEIAARPAVKRGRIVNRTNGPLNEQLHERHDASDFDTNTEDKRQG
- the hybG gene encoding hydrogenase maturation factor HybG, producing MCIGVPGQVLAVGEDIHQLAQVEVCGIKRDVNIALICEGDTAELVGQWVLVHVGFAMSIIDEDEAKATLDALRRMEYDVTSA
- the hypA gene encoding hydrogenase maturation nickel metallochaperone HypA, with amino-acid sequence MHELSLCQSAVEIVQQQAEQHGVKRVTGVWLEIGALSCIEESAVRFSFDIVCQGTLAQGCELHIDYKPAQAWCWDCSQVVEITQHDAQCPQCQGDRLRVDAGDSLKVKSIEVE
- the hybE gene encoding hydrogenase-2 assembly chaperone, which translates into the protein MSEEFVGFQTAPKMQIQAAFEEVARRSMHDLSFLHPNMPVYVSDFTLFEGQWTGCVITPWMLSALIFPGPDQIWPVRKVSEKVGLRLPYGEMTFTVGELDGVSQYFSCSLMSPLSHSMSAQEGVRLTDDCARMLLSLPVSDPNAPQLNRRALLLGRRNCENA
- a CDS encoding HyaD/HybD family hydrogenase maturation endopeptidase; protein product: MRILVLGVGNILLTDEAIGVRIVEALEQRYILPDFVDVLDGGTAGMELLGDMANRDHLIIADAIVSKKSTPGTMMVLRDEEIPALFTNKISPHQLGLADVLSALRFTGEFPKKLTLVGVIPESLEPHIGLTPTVEAMIEPALEQVLAALRESGVEAIPREAAHV